The DNA window GCAGGCTCGGCGTCGGCGCCGGGCTCATCGACCGGGCCGGGATCCACCTGCGCACCGACCCCGCCGGTTGTGCGACACCCGTCGTACTTCACGACGCGCACGGCGACGTGGCTTTCTACGGGCTGCCGTACCTGGAGCCCGCCCTCGTGCGCGACGAGTTCAAGGTGGCCCGCGCGGGGCACGAGGCGGTCCTCGGTGCGGCGATGGAGCGCGTACGGGCGGACCTCGCCGCGCGTCCCGGGAACACCCGGTCGGTCGTTCTCGCGCACGCCTTCGTGGCGGGCGGGGAACCGAGTGACAGCGAGCGCGACATCACCATCGGCGGCGTGGCCTCCGTACCCGCCGGAGTCTTCGACGGCGTCGACTATGTGGCCCTGGGGCACCTGCACGGCTCCCAGACCATCACCCCGCGGGTGCGGTACTCGGGCTCCCCGCTGGCGTACTCCTTCTCCGAGGCCGACCACCGCAAGACCATGTGGCTGATCGACCTGGGGCCGGGCGGGGAGATCGGCGCGGAGCGGCTCGACTGCCCCGTGCCGAGGAAGGTGGCCCGCGTCCGGGGCCGCCTGGAGGAGCTCCTCGAAGACGCCTCCCTGGAACGTCACGAGCCCGCCTGGATCGAGGCGACGCTCACCGATCCCGTACGCCCCGCGGAGCCCATGGCGCGGCTCTGCGCGCGCTTCCCGCACACCATCAGCCTCGTCTTCGACCCCGAGCGTGCCCCCGAGGACCCCCTCGCGTCGTACGCCCAGCGGCTCAAGGGACGCGACGACCAGCAGATCGCGGAGGACTTCGTGGCGCACGTGCGCGGCGGCAGCGGACCGGACGAGCGGGAACGCACGGTGCTCAGCGGCGCCTTCGACGACGTACGCGTCGACGACACGACGCGCGAGGTCGCCCGGTGAGGCTGCACTCGCTGGACATCACGGCCTTCGGACCCTTCGGCGCCACCCAGGAAGTGGACTTCGACGCGCTCAGCGCCGCCGGGATCTTCCTGCTGCACGGGCCGACCGGCGCGGGCAAGACGTCCGTCCTGGACGCCGTCTGCTACGCCCTGTACGGCGCCGTGCCCGGCGCCCGGCAGAGCCCAGGTGCCTCGCTGCGCAGCGATCACGCTCCGCACGACCTGCCGACCGAGGTACGCCTCGAACTCACGGTGGGCGGACGGCGGCTGGAGATCACCCGGCGGCCCGCACAGCCGCGCCCCAAGAAGAGGGGCGACGGTTATACGACGGAGAAGGCGCAGAGCTGGCTGCGCGAGCACGTACCCGGCACCGGATGGAAGGCTCTCAGTCGCTCCCACCAGGAGATCGGCGAGGAGATCACTCAGCTCGTGGGCATGAGCCGGGAGCAGTTCTGCCAGGTGGTCCTGCTGCCGCAGGGCGACTTCGCACGCTTCCTGCGGGCCGACGCCGAGGCGCGCGGAAAACTGCTCGGACGGCTCTTCGACACGCGCCGCTTCGCCGCCGTCGAGGACCGGCTCGCCGAGCTGCGCCGCTCGGCGGAGCAGCGGGTGCGCGCCGGCGACGAGCGGCTGCTCGCCGTCGCTCAGCGGATGGCGCAGGCGGCGGGTGACAGCGCGGACGCGCGGGCCTGGCCGCTGCCGGACGCGCAGCCGGGCGATCCCGGCCTCGCCGCAGCGGTACGGGACTGGGCGGCGATCGCCCGCAGTGGCGCCGGCGAACGCCTGGACATCGCCGAGTCGGCGGTGGAAGCGGCCGGAACCCGGCAGGCGGCGGCCCGGCGCTCACTGGAGGCCGAGCGTGAACTGGCCGCTCTCCAGCAGCGTCACGCGGACGCCCGGCGGCGCGCCGACGTACTGGAGGCGCGGCGTCCCGAGTACGAGCGGCTGCGCGAGCGGCACGACCGTGCCCGCAGGGCCGAGCGCGTCGCCCCCGCCCTGTCGCTGCGGGAAGACGCCGAGCGGGAACACCGTGCGGCCGGTACGGCGAGGGAGCGTGCGCGGGCAGGGCTGCCCCCGGACCTCGCCGACGCCGGAGCGGAGCAGCTGGCCGCGCTGGAACGCCGGCTCCGCCAGGACCTGGGCGGCCTGGAAGCCGCCCGCGGGGCGGAGCGGCGCAGCGAGGAGATCACCCGCGAGCGGACGGCGCTGGAGCGGCAGGCCCGCGCGGACGACGAGCTGCTGCGGGACGCCGCGCACTGGCTGGGCGGCTGGGAGGCGACCCGCCGCCGCTGCCGGGAGCGCATCGAAGCCGCGCAGGAAGCGGTCACCCGCGCGGAGCACCTCGCCGGCCGGCTCGAACCGGCCCGCCGCAGGCTCGACGCCGCGCGCCGGCGCGACGTACTCGCCGAGCAGGTCACGGCCGCCGGCGACCGGCTGCGGGCGGCCCGTGAGGAGGCCGCGGCGGCGCACGAGAGGTGGCTGGACCTCAAGGAACGCAGGCTGCGGGGCATCGCGGCCGAGCTGGCGGCGGGCCTGCGCGACGGCGCGGAGTGCGCGGTCTGCGGCGCCACCGAGCACCCGAAGCCCGCGCGGGCGGCGGCGGACCAGGTGGACCGTACCGCCGAGGAAGCGGCGTACGAGGCCCATACGAGCGCGGAGGTGGCACGCGGCGCGGCGGAGCGCGCACTCGCAGCGGTACGGGAGGAGCACGCGGCGGCGCGCGCCGAGGCGGGCACCGCCGCCGAGCCGTCCGCAGCGGAGGCGCACGCCGGCCGCGCGGTGCGGGGCACCGCCGCCGCCCACGGCGACGCCGAGGCGGACGCGGTGCTCCCGCGGCCCGCCGCTTCCGGCACCCGGGTGCCCGGCGGGGCACACGCGGAGGCCGACGGCCCGGACATTCCCCGCGGGACTGCCTCCGGCGTCGCGTTGAGCGAAGTGAACAGCGCGGTAAGCAGCGAAGTGAGCCCGCCCGGCGCGCCGGACGGGCCCGGAGACGACGACCGCGGGCCCCACCGGGCGGGGGCGGCGATCCCGGCCCAGAACGAAGGCCCCACCGGGGCGGCGCGTTCCGGCGGGGCCGCCGGCGGCGGAGGCTCCGGACGAGCGGCCGGGGTGCTGCACGAGGTCGGCGTCGCCGAACTGGCAGCCCTCGTCGAAGAGCTGCGCCGTGAACACGCCGCTGCGCACGCCACGGCCGCCGGTCTGCATGCCGCCCGTGAGGAGCTGGACCGGGCCGAGCGCGAGTACGCGCGACGCGTCGACGCGCAGCAGCAGGCCGAGCGCCGGGTGGCCGCCCGTACCTCGCAGCGGGAAGCACTCGACCGGGAACAGGCCGCCCTCGAAGCGGAACTGGTGACCGCCCGTGGCGACGCCGGCAGCGTCGCCGGGCACGCCGCGCTGCTGGAGCGCCGCGTCCGGACGCTGGGCGAGGCCGCCGAGGCCGTGCGCGCGGTCGAAGCAACCGCCCAGCGCCTCAAGGAGGCCGACGGCCGGCTTGCCGACGCCGCGTTCAAAGCCGGGTTCGACGCGCCGGGCGCGGCGGCGCAGGCCCTGCTCGGAGACGCGGAACAGCGCGACCTCCAGCGCCGCATCGACGAGTGGCAGCACGAACAGGCCGTCGTCGAGGACCGGCTGTCCGAACCGGAGACGGCCGCGGCCGCCGGCCGGCCCGAGGCCCGCCCCGAGCGGGCCCGGCGGGAGTTCGACGCCGCGGAGCGCGCCCTGCTCGACGCCGCCTCCGCCCTCGACGCCGCCCGCGAACGCCGCGCGGCGCTCGCGGAGCTCTCGCGGCAGGCGGCCGAGGAGACGCGCCGCCTCGGCCCGCTGCGCGAGGAGTACGAGCGGGTGGCGCGCCTCGCCTCCCTCACCGCCGGCACCTCCGCCGACAACGAACGCAAGATGCGGCTGGAGTCGTACGTACTGGCGGCCCGGCTGGAGCAGGTCGCGGCTGCCGCCAGCGCGCGCCTCCAGCGCATGTCCTCCGGCCGGTACACCCTCGTCCACTCCGACGCCAGATCCGGCGGGCGCGGCCGGTCGGGACTCGGCCTGCACGTCGTCGACGCCTGGACGGGCATCGAGCGCGACACGGCGACCCTGTCCGGCGGCGAGACGTTCTTCGCCTCGCTCGCCCTCGCCCTGGGCCTCGCCGACGTGGTGACCGACGAGGCGGGCGGCGTACGGCTCGACACGCTCTTCATCGACGAGGGCTTCGGCAGCCTCGACGACCAGACCCTGGACGAGGTCCTCGACGTACTGGACTCCCTGCGCGAACGCGACCGCAGCGTCGGCATCGTCAGCCACGTGGCCGATCTGCGGCGCCGCGTCACCACCCAGCTGGAGGTCGTCAAGGACCGGCACGGATCGGTGGTGCGCCACCGCACGGCCGGGGTCAGCGGCTGAGCGCGCGCCTCGGCAGCGGCGAGGAGTAGACGACGCTCGTGGTGACCGAGCCGAGCGTGCCGAACCGTCCCGAGACCTCTTCAAGGTGCTTCATGGAACGGGCCGCGACCTTCATGACGAAGCAGTCGTCGCCCGTCACGTGATGCGCTTCGAGTACCTCGGTCGTCACTTCGAGCAGGTCGTGGAACGGCTTGTAGTTGCCGTGCGGATAGCGCAGCCGTACGAACGCCAGGATGGGCATCCCCAGCTGCTCCTGCTCGACGACGGCCGTGTAGCCCGAGATCACCCCGGCCTCTTCGAGCCGCCGCACCCGCTCCGTCACCGCGCTCGCGGACATCGACACGGTGCGGGCCAGCTCGGCGAACGTGGCCCGGCCCTCGCGTTGCAGAGCTTCCAGGATGCGCCAGTCGGTGGCGTCCGGTGAATATCCGGTCATGTACGAGAGACAACAGGGATTCCACCGGCAGATCAAGAGAAGAGCCGGGGAATCCCACTTCAGCCGGATGATCACTCGTCGTAGATTTTTACCCATGACCACGACGCAGACAGCCACCGCCCAGACGCCCGCCACCAGCGCCAACCCCGTCCTGCGCGTCCCGCCGGCCGCCCCCGCCGCGGCCGCCGCGTACTTCGCCGCCAGCCTCGCCTTCCACGCCGACGTGTCCGACGTGGCCTCCGTCCTCGCCTCCGGCGACGACCCCGGCTTCGTCGTGATCGACTCGCGCTCCACCGAGTCCTGGGACCAGGGCCACGTTCCCGGCGCGGTGCACCTCCCGACGGCACTGATCCCCTCCCAGGCGGAGCGGCTCCTCGACAAGGCCGTGCCGGTCGTCACCTACTGCTGGGGGCCCGGCTGCAACGGCGGAACCCGAGCGGCCCTCGCGCTCGCGGAACTCGGCTACCAGGTCAAGGAGATGCTCGGCGGCATCGAGTACTGGATCCGCGAGGGCTTCGAGGTCGAGACCTGGGAGGGACGGGAGCGGCGCGACGCCGACCCGCTCACCGCGCCGGTCGGTTCGGACAACTGCGGCTGCTGACAGCCGGGTTCCCTTCCGCTCACCGCACGGCGCGGGTCACCTGCCGCAGGAACCGCGTGTCACGCGGGCGCACTTCGGCCGCCGGGCACGCCGCCCGCAGCACCACGTCGAGCACGGCGTCGCTGTCGCACGCGTACTGCCCGCTGGCCCACCCGTGGTTGGCTTCGACGACCGCCCAGCGGCCGTCGACCGTACCGACGTCCACGACCACCGCACTCGGCAACGGCGGCGCACCGGGCGCGAAGAGCTGCGACGCGAAGCCCAGCACCTCCTCCTGGAGCGGGTCCCGCTCCAGGCGTACGACGTCGAGCTCGCCGCGCACCGCGTAGCGGCTGCCGGTCACGATCTCGCCGTCCAGCACGAAGAGCCGGTACTCGGCCGTGAACGAGACGATGTCGCTGACCAGCACCGGAGTGTCGTCGTCCACCGCGTCGGGGCCCGGCAGCCCGCTGCCGTCCGGGTAGACGCGCGCCGGGAAGCCCTTGTCGTTCGGCGGCTTCACGAAGGCGGGGCGGCGCAGGGTGCGGGCCCGAGCGACCGTCGTGCACTCGATGTGCCGGCCGGTCAGTTCGTACGGAAGTGCCGCCAACCAGTCCATGGGCGGTTCCAGCAGCCCGAGTCCGAGGCCGTCGGCGACCGCGTCGGCGAAGAGCGGACCGGCGTACAGCGAGCCGATGGTGTGCGGCCGCTCGGGGGCGCGCCACTCGCGCAGCGACGCGCACCCCAGCCCGCGGCGGCGTGCGGCGGCCGCGAGCGCGCGGCCGGTCGCGGTGGCGCGCGGGGACAGGGCGAGCGTGCGTACGGGTGTAGGCATGGGGGAGAGGGTGCCTCATCCCCCGCACGCGGGCGTAGCGATTGTAGGCGGGCGTCCCGGCCCGGTGAGGCGGCGAGAGGGTTCAGCGGCCGCTGCCCGCGAGGGTGAGCGCGTCGAACAGCGGCGACGGGTCCGAGCCGGCGGGCAGGCCGCTGACCTGGCCGTCTCCGACCTCCACCACCCGCCACACGCCGTCCTCGCGCAGCGCGAGGTCGGTGGTGACCCAGCGGCAGCCGAGTGCGCGCACGGCGGGGCGTACCGCCGTGAGACAGGGCGCGGGGAGTTCGGCGGGGGAGTCGGGATGAGCCGTCGTGAGTACGGGCTCGCCGTCGACCCACCACACGCGCGCCTCGCCGCCGGGTACGAACGGCTCGTACTCCCGCACCACGAGCCCTCCCGCGAGTGAGTCGTCCTGAAGCTCGAAGAAGCGTCGTACGACGGCGGAGAGCTTGTCCGTGTGGGCGAGCGAGGGGACGAAGCATGCCTCGTCCCACTCGTGCTTGCGCGACTTCACGAAGTCCTTGACGACGGCGGGACCGGGATGCAGAGGTGCGGTGAGCGCGGCGAGCGCGGGCCCGGACGGGGGCGTTCCGGGCGGCAGCGGGCGCCAGACACTGCGCGGCGTGAGGTCCGCGAAGACGTCGTACCACCCGGGGAGTTCGTGCGCGCGGCCGAAGTCCGGGGCCGGGGTGAGCAGGCCGCAGCCACGGGCACGGAGGCCCTGGTCCAGCTCCTCGTACCGCGACACCGGGACCATCCAGCCCCGGTACCAGTACGGGCCCGAGTCGCGCGGCACGCGTGCGAGCGCGGCTTCCGTGTCCCCGGCGAGCAGCGCGTCGTGGTCGAGGAGCGCGGTCTCCCCGCCGGAGCGGCGCGCGCACGCCACCTCTGCGGCGAAGAACGGGTCGGGGCGTCCGGCGGCGAGCGGGTCGGAGCAGAAGAGATAGCCGGTACTCATGAACGGACTTTCTGTCGAACTGACTGCGGACTGCGGACTGCGGACTGCGGCTGCGGACGGCGGACCGGACTGCGGACCGAGGGCGGCGGACCGGGCTGCGGACCGCGGACGCCGTAGGTGCGCGGGGCACGGGAGCGGCGGCCGCCCCGGCCGGCGGCCCGGCCGGGGCCCGTACCGCCCGAGCCCGGCCGCCCCATGCGTACCCGCGCGAGCGGCCCGGTCAGAGCTTCGACAACTCGTCCACCAGATCGTCGAGGCCCAGCGAGCCCTGCGACAGCGCCGCCATGTGCCATGCCTTCGCGTCGAACGCGTCACCGTGCGCCCTGCGCGCGTTCTCGCGGCCCAGCAGCCACGCCCGTTCGCCCAGCTTGTAGCCGATCGCCTGACCGGGCATGGACAGATAGCGGGTCAGTTCGCTCTCCACGAAGTCCGCCGGACGGCCGCTGTGCGCCCCGAAGAACTCCTGCGCCAGCTCGGGCGTCCAGCGCTCGCCCGGGTGGAAGGGGGAGTCCGCCGGAATCTCCAGCTCCAGGTGCATGCCGATGTCCACGATGATCCGGGTGGAACGCATCATCTGCGCGTCCAGGTAACCGATCCTGCGCTCCGCGTCGCCCAGGAAGCCCAGCTCGTCCATCAGCCGCTCCGCGTACAGCGCCCACCCCTCGGTGTTGGCGCTGACCATCCCGACCGACGCCTGGTAGCGGGACAGCCGGTCCGCGACGTGCACCCACTGCGCGATCTGCAAGTGGTGACCCGGCACGCCCTCGTGGTACCAGGTCGACGTCAGGTCGTACACCGGGAACCGGGTCTCGCCCATGGTGGGCAGCCAGGTGATCCCCGGGCGCGAGAAGTCCTGCGACGGAGTGGTGTAGTACGGCGCGGCCGCGCCGCCCGGGGGCGCGATGCGGGACTCCACCTTCCGTACCCGCTCGGCGAGTTCGAAGTGCGTGCCGTCCAGCGCCTCGATCGCCTCGTCCATCAGGCTCTGGAGCCAGGCTCTGGTCTCCTCGACGCCGTCGATGTGCGTACCGTGCTCGTCGAGCCAGGCCAGCGCCTCCCACGGGGTGGCGGCGCCCGGCAGGATCCGCTCGGCCTCGGTCCTCATCTCGCCCAGCAGGCGGTGGTATTCGGACCAGCCGTACGCGTACGCCTCGTCGAGGTCGAGGTCGGTGCCGTTGTAGAAGCGCGACCAGCGCGCGTACCGCTCGCGCCCCACGGTGTCGGGAGCGTCCTTCACGGCCGGGCCGTACACGTCACGCATCCAGTCGCGCAGGGCGGCGACCGCCGCGGTGGCGGCCCCGGCCGCCTTGTCGAGTTCGGCGCGCAGCGACGCGGGTCCGGCCGCCGCGTACGCGTCGAACCACCCGCTCCCGTCGCCCGCCCACTCGGTCAGCTGGCCGGTGAACGTCCCGGTGGCGCGCGGACCGGCCGGCAGCCCACGCTCCAGACCGAGCGCGAGCGACGCGCGGTACCCCTCCAGGGCGTCCGGCACCGCGCGCAGCCGTTCCGCCACGGCCGCCCAGTCCTCGTCGGTCTCGGTGGGCATCACGGTGAAGACGCCGCGGACGCTGTGCGCGGGGGAGCGGATGTTGCTGACCGTCCGGAGGCTCTCGCCGGCCTCGTGCACGGCGAGTCCGGCGGTCAGCCGCTCGCGCAGCAGCCGCCCGCAGCGCCGTTCGGCGTCGCTGTCCGCGCCGGGACGGCCTTCCGCCTCGTCCAGTTCGGCGAGCGTCGTGCGGGCCAGCTCGGCGAACGCCTCCCGGCCCTCGGGGGAGAAGTCCGGCAGGCCGCCGGAGGTCTCCCGGGCTCCCAGGTACGTACCGGTGATCGGGTCGAGGGCGATGAGTGCGTCGACGTACGTGTCGGCGACCTGACGGGGGAGGGCGAGCCGGCTGCTCGCAGTGGCTGACATGCGGACATCCTCGTACGGTGAAGGGCTCCTCGTCATCACCGTCGGACCGTGAGTGGCCTGGCATCGGCGGTGCGCGTCAGCGTCCCGCGGCAGGCTCGGCGGCGGGTGGCAGCAGCGGTCCGCAGTCCCATTCCTGGAATATCAACCGGGTCTCAACGCGGGCGACTTCGCGCCGCGACGTGAACTCGTCCAGCACCAGTCGTTGCAGGTCGGCCGTGTCCGTCACCGCCACGTGGACGAGGTAGTCGTCCGGGCCGGTCAGGTGGAAGAGCGCGCGGGTCTCGGGCAGGGCCCTGACGCGGTCCACGAACGGGCCGATGAGTTCGCGCCGGTGCGGCCGGACCTGGACCAGCAGCAGGGCTTCGAGACCGCGGCCGAGCTTGGCGGGGTCGAGGCGCAGCTGATGGCCGAGAATCACCCCTGAGCGGCGCAGGCG is part of the Streptomyces agglomeratus genome and encodes:
- a CDS encoding rhodanese-like domain-containing protein, with product MTTTQTATAQTPATSANPVLRVPPAAPAAAAAYFAASLAFHADVSDVASVLASGDDPGFVVIDSRSTESWDQGHVPGAVHLPTALIPSQAERLLDKAVPVVTYCWGPGCNGGTRAALALAELGYQVKEMLGGIEYWIREGFEVETWEGRERRDADPLTAPVGSDNCGC
- a CDS encoding exonuclease SbcCD subunit D; this translates as MRILHTSDWHLGRSFHRVNLLDAQAAFFDHLVATVRERDVEAVLVAGDVYDRAVPPLAAVELFDRALHQLAAAGVPTVMISGNHDSARRLGVGAGLIDRAGIHLRTDPAGCATPVVLHDAHGDVAFYGLPYLEPALVRDEFKVARAGHEAVLGAAMERVRADLAARPGNTRSVVLAHAFVAGGEPSDSERDITIGGVASVPAGVFDGVDYVALGHLHGSQTITPRVRYSGSPLAYSFSEADHRKTMWLIDLGPGGEIGAERLDCPVPRKVARVRGRLEELLEDASLERHEPAWIEATLTDPVRPAEPMARLCARFPHTISLVFDPERAPEDPLASYAQRLKGRDDQQIAEDFVAHVRGGSGPDERERTVLSGAFDDVRVDDTTREVAR
- a CDS encoding DUF885 domain-containing protein, whose product is MSATASSRLALPRQVADTYVDALIALDPITGTYLGARETSGGLPDFSPEGREAFAELARTTLAELDEAEGRPGADSDAERRCGRLLRERLTAGLAVHEAGESLRTVSNIRSPAHSVRGVFTVMPTETDEDWAAVAERLRAVPDALEGYRASLALGLERGLPAGPRATGTFTGQLTEWAGDGSGWFDAYAAAGPASLRAELDKAAGAATAAVAALRDWMRDVYGPAVKDAPDTVGRERYARWSRFYNGTDLDLDEAYAYGWSEYHRLLGEMRTEAERILPGAATPWEALAWLDEHGTHIDGVEETRAWLQSLMDEAIEALDGTHFELAERVRKVESRIAPPGGAAAPYYTTPSQDFSRPGITWLPTMGETRFPVYDLTSTWYHEGVPGHHLQIAQWVHVADRLSRYQASVGMVSANTEGWALYAERLMDELGFLGDAERRIGYLDAQMMRSTRIIVDIGMHLELEIPADSPFHPGERWTPELAQEFFGAHSGRPADFVESELTRYLSMPGQAIGYKLGERAWLLGRENARRAHGDAFDAKAWHMAALSQGSLGLDDLVDELSKL
- a CDS encoding Lrp/AsnC family transcriptional regulator encodes the protein MTGYSPDATDWRILEALQREGRATFAELARTVSMSASAVTERVRRLEEAGVISGYTAVVEQEQLGMPILAFVRLRYPHGNYKPFHDLLEVTTEVLEAHHVTGDDCFVMKVAARSMKHLEEVSGRFGTLGSVTTSVVYSSPLPRRALSR
- a CDS encoding Lrp/AsnC family transcriptional regulator, whose translation is MAESVVLDPVDLHILRLLQNDARTTYRDLAAEVGVAPSTCLDRVARLRRSGVILGHQLRLDPAKLGRGLEALLLVQVRPHRRELIGPFVDRVRALPETRALFHLTGPDDYLVHVAVTDTADLQRLVLDEFTSRREVARVETRLIFQEWDCGPLLPPAAEPAAGR
- a CDS encoding AAA family ATPase; amino-acid sequence: MRLHSLDITAFGPFGATQEVDFDALSAAGIFLLHGPTGAGKTSVLDAVCYALYGAVPGARQSPGASLRSDHAPHDLPTEVRLELTVGGRRLEITRRPAQPRPKKRGDGYTTEKAQSWLREHVPGTGWKALSRSHQEIGEEITQLVGMSREQFCQVVLLPQGDFARFLRADAEARGKLLGRLFDTRRFAAVEDRLAELRRSAEQRVRAGDERLLAVAQRMAQAAGDSADARAWPLPDAQPGDPGLAAAVRDWAAIARSGAGERLDIAESAVEAAGTRQAAARRSLEAERELAALQQRHADARRRADVLEARRPEYERLRERHDRARRAERVAPALSLREDAEREHRAAGTARERARAGLPPDLADAGAEQLAALERRLRQDLGGLEAARGAERRSEEITRERTALERQARADDELLRDAAHWLGGWEATRRRCRERIEAAQEAVTRAEHLAGRLEPARRRLDAARRRDVLAEQVTAAGDRLRAAREEAAAAHERWLDLKERRLRGIAAELAAGLRDGAECAVCGATEHPKPARAAADQVDRTAEEAAYEAHTSAEVARGAAERALAAVREEHAAARAEAGTAAEPSAAEAHAGRAVRGTAAAHGDAEADAVLPRPAASGTRVPGGAHAEADGPDIPRGTASGVALSEVNSAVSSEVSPPGAPDGPGDDDRGPHRAGAAIPAQNEGPTGAARSGGAAGGGGSGRAAGVLHEVGVAELAALVEELRREHAAAHATAAGLHAAREELDRAEREYARRVDAQQQAERRVAARTSQREALDREQAALEAELVTARGDAGSVAGHAALLERRVRTLGEAAEAVRAVEATAQRLKEADGRLADAAFKAGFDAPGAAAQALLGDAEQRDLQRRIDEWQHEQAVVEDRLSEPETAAAAGRPEARPERARREFDAAERALLDAASALDAARERRAALAELSRQAAEETRRLGPLREEYERVARLASLTAGTSADNERKMRLESYVLAARLEQVAAAASARLQRMSSGRYTLVHSDARSGGRGRSGLGLHVVDAWTGIERDTATLSGGETFFASLALALGLADVVTDEAGGVRLDTLFIDEGFGSLDDQTLDEVLDVLDSLRERDRSVGIVSHVADLRRRVTTQLEVVKDRHGSVVRHRTAGVSG
- a CDS encoding ATP-grasp domain-containing protein; the protein is MPTPVRTLALSPRATATGRALAAAARRRGLGCASLREWRAPERPHTIGSLYAGPLFADAVADGLGLGLLEPPMDWLAALPYELTGRHIECTTVARARTLRRPAFVKPPNDKGFPARVYPDGSGLPGPDAVDDDTPVLVSDIVSFTAEYRLFVLDGEIVTGSRYAVRGELDVVRLERDPLQEEVLGFASQLFAPGAPPLPSAVVVDVGTVDGRWAVVEANHGWASGQYACDSDAVLDVVLRAACPAAEVRPRDTRFLRQVTRAVR
- a CDS encoding ATP-grasp domain-containing protein; the protein is MSTGYLFCSDPLAAGRPDPFFAAEVACARRSGGETALLDHDALLAGDTEAALARVPRDSGPYWYRGWMVPVSRYEELDQGLRARGCGLLTPAPDFGRAHELPGWYDVFADLTPRSVWRPLPPGTPPSGPALAALTAPLHPGPAVVKDFVKSRKHEWDEACFVPSLAHTDKLSAVVRRFFELQDDSLAGGLVVREYEPFVPGGEARVWWVDGEPVLTTAHPDSPAELPAPCLTAVRPAVRALGCRWVTTDLALREDGVWRVVEVGDGQVSGLPAGSDPSPLFDALTLAGSGR